One Lycium barbarum isolate Lr01 chromosome 5, ASM1917538v2, whole genome shotgun sequence genomic window carries:
- the LOC132639745 gene encoding uncharacterized protein LOC132639745, which translates to METALTNISGKIWVFIDAVVQWEILLDTNQQISLKLKYSATGIKMIATFVYAKCSPVERRELWDNIYSLANDMSLPWLVGGGGFNVILSEEKKIGGFPVDPSECDDFAFYVNSSELFDMGFKGSPYTWWNGRAAEGDCILKRLDRILVNIPFQNSFPNIEVEHLTKIGSDHSPMVLFCGEEVVPISKPFRFLNFWTQYESFQEEMRNVKKALSKWSKDTYDDIFKELEVREEVVKIKEGLFEEDPSIINRIEGNQSNLDILQYLPSLVTSDQNKELCKHPSIEKVKQAVYGLNGDSAGGPDGFSGIFYQKCWDTVGNDVHELVMALFVGAYLPKSITHTNLVLIRKKVEVETFADMRPISLSNFINKVISRVMHDRLEGLLPTLISYNQSDFVKGRSIFENILLTQKIVSDIRIGGKPATVVLKLDMAKTYDRSIGFFKSSRGVKQGDPLSPALFILAAEMTLLFFASAESESLQRIMRILRSYEEASGQMINREKSRYYMHDKVSFNLIQEVGNITTFSRGQFPFKYLGCPIFYARRKKIFYADMIKKEGGLGFRSLFDVSGALFAKLWWRFRTANTLWSNYMWNKYCKKSIPTVIQWKSGSHVWKTMLEAREMVEQETWWQTKGGTTNIWHECWTKLGVLYHTVLADFPINEHIEEVADLIVDGEWNDQLLQQNFPEDIAEQIRREIQFEELEGNWDKPW; encoded by the exons ATGGAAACAGCTTTGACAAATATTAGTGGCAAGATATGGGTATTTATTGATGCAGTGGTTCAGTGGGAAATATTGTTGGATACAAATCAACAGATTTCTCTTAAACTTAAATATTCTGCTACTGGCATAAAGATGATTGCTACTTTTGTGTATGCAAAATGCAGCCCAGTGGAGAGACGTGAACTATGGGATAATATTTATTCTCTCGCTAATGATATGAGCCTACCTTggttggttggggggggggggtttaatgTTATCTTATCAGAAGAGAAAAAGATTGGAGGTTTTCCTGTAGATCCATCAGAGTGTGATGACTTTGCATTCTATGTTAATTCTAGTGAACTATTTGATATGGGTTTCAAAGGAAGTCCTtacacttggtggaatggaagagcTGCTGAAGGGGATTGCATTCTAAAAAGACTAGATAGAATTCTAGTGAATATTCCTTTTCAAAACTCTTTCCCTAATATTGAAGTGGAGCATTTAACCAAAATTGGATCAGACCATTCTCCTATGGTTTTATTTTGTGGTGAAGAAGTTGTACCAATTTCAAAACCATTCAGGTTTTTAAATTTTTGGACTCAGTATGAAAGTTTCCAGGAG GAGATGAGGAATGTCAAAAAGGCCCTGTCAAAATGGAGTAAGGATACTTATGATGATATTTTTAAAGAATTGGAAGTAAGAGAAGAAGTTGTGAAGATTAAAGAAGGTTTATTTGAGGAAGATCCTAGTATCATTAATAGGATT GAAGGAAATCAAAGCAACTTGGATATTCTGCAGTACTTACCTTCTTTGGTTACCTCAGACCAGAATAAGGAGTTGTGCAAGCATCCTTCTATTGAGAAAGTGAAGCAGGCTGTATATGGTTTAAATGGAGATAGTGCAGGGGGGCCTGATGGTTTTTCTGGTATTTTCTATCAGAAATGTTGGGATACTGTGGGGAATGATGTTCATGAATTGGTGATGGCTTTATTTGTTGGTGCTTATCTTCCTAAATCCATTACTCATACTAATTTGGTTTTAATACGAAAGAAAGTAGAAGTGGAAACATTTGCAGATATGAGGCCCATAAGTTTGTCAAATTTCATCAACAAAGTAATTTCTAGGGTGATGCATGATAGATTAGAAGGATTATTGCCTACCTTAATTTCTTATAATCAATCAGATTTTGTGAAAGGTAGAAGTATCTTTGAGAATATCCTATTAACTCAGAAAATTGTTTCAGACATAAGGATAGGAGGTAAGCCAGCTACTGTAGTGCTGAAGTTGGACATGGCTAAAACATATGATAGG TCTATAGGATTTTTCAAATCCAGTAGGGGAGTCAAGCAGGGTGACCCTTTGTCCCCTGCTTTATTTATTTTGGCAGCTGAG ATGACACTATTATTTTTTGCATCTGCTGAATCAGAGTCATTGCAGAGAATCATGAGAATATTGAGAAGTTATGAAGAGGCATCAGGACAAATGATTAACAGAGAAAAAAGTCGTTATTATATGCATGACAAGGTGTCTTTTAATCTGATTCAAGAAGTGGGGAACATAACAACTTTTTCCAGAGGACAATTTCCTTTTAAGTATCTAGGCTGTCCTATTTTCTATGCAAGGAGGAAGAAGATATTTTATGCAGATATGATCAAGAAG GAAGGAGGTTTGGGGTTTAGATCTCTGTTTGATGTCTCAGGAGCTCTATTTGCCAAATTGTGGTGGAGATTTAGAACTGCTAATACCTTGTGGTCTAATTACATGTGGAATAAGTACTGTAAAAAATCTATTCCAACTGTAATTCAATGGAAATCTGGATCTCATGTTTGGAAGACAATGTTAGAGGCTAGAGAAATGGTGGAACAGGAAACATGGTGGCAAACTAAGGGAGGAACGACAAATATATGGCATGAATGTTGGACTAAGCTAGGAGTTCTATATCATACTGTCCTTGCTGATTTTCCTATTAATGAACACATTGAAGAAGTGGCTGATTTAATAGTGGATGGAGAGTGGAATGATCAACTTTTACAACAAAATTTTCCTGAGGATATTGCAGAACAGATTAGAAGGGAAATTCAATTTGAAGAATTAGAAGGGAATTGGGACAAACCATGGTAG